The genomic region GGGCGCCGGACTGGTGGCAGGGCCCCTTGCTGCCGTGGCGGACCGCCCCGCCGTGCTGGAGGCCCTGCATGCCGAACCGCAGCCCGTGCTGCTCATCGGGGACGCTGCGTGGGACCCGGCGTGGACCAGCCGTCCGCCGCTGCTGGTGGAGGTTCCCGTCAGCACGTCGGCCGAGAGATCGGACCTGTGGCAGACCGCGCTTGGCCCTCTCAATGGGGTGGACGTGGAAGCAGCAACCTCGGCGTTCCGCTTGCGCCCGGAGCAGGTTGCACGGGCCGCCGGATCCGCTCAGGTACAGGCCGCCCTGACTGCCGACGGCCGGATCACCGCGTCGCATCTCAGCGCCGGGGCACGCGCCGAAAACGGATCAGCCCTTGACCGGCTGGCCCGCCGGGTGGAGCCGGTGGTGGGCTGGGATGACCTGGTCCTTCCCGATACCGTGCTGCTGGCCCTGAAGGAGGTGGCGTTGCGGGCCAAGCACCGGGAAAAGGTCCTCGGTGACTGGGCCATGCGGCCGGGAGCCGGCCGCGGGCACGGAGTGGCGGCCCTGTTTGCCGGAGATTCCGGGACCGGGAAGACGATGTCCGCCGAAGTGGTCGCCCGGGCGCTGGGACTGGACCTGTATGTCGTGGACCTGGCCACCGTTGTCGACAAATACGTGGGGGAGACGGAGAAGAACCTCGAACGGATCTTCACGGCGGCGGCGGGGGTCAACGGGGTGCTGCTCTTCGACGAGGCCGACGCCGTCTTTGGGCGCCGATCCGAGGTCAAGGACGCCCATGACCGCTACGCCAACATCGAAAGCGCCTACCTGCTGCAGCGGATGGAGACGTTCGACGGGCTCGCCGTCCTGGCAACTAACCTGAGGGCGAACATCGACGAGGCGTTCACCCGCCGGCTGGACGTCGTCGTGGACTTTCCGCTGCCTGATGCCGCGCACCGCAGCGTGCTCTGGGACCGGTGCCTTGGACGGACGATCGACCGGGCAGCGGACATCGACCTCGCCTTCCTGGGGCAGGCCTTCGAACTGGCCGGCGGGGCCATCAGGTCCGCCGCCGTGACCGGCGCGTACCTGGCAGCAGATGACGGCGGAGTGCTGACCATGGCACATCTGGTCACCGCAGTGCAGCGCGAGTACCGCAAGCTGGGAAGGCTGACCCTGGAGAGCGAGTTCGGCCCGTATTGGGGGATGCTCTCCACTGCGAGGAAATCCGGCGCCTAAGAGCGCCCGCTGCCCTTTTGGGCAAGAGCGGCTGCCCTTTCCGGCGCCGTGGCGGCGCTTGCGGGCCGGAATCGCCGGGAGCATCGTCGGTGTAGGTCTGATGAAAGGGGTGCGCCATGCACAGCCACGACCATGACCAGTCCGACGTCGACGGTGTGGGCACCAAACCGGCGCGGGTGGAAGCCGCGGATCCTGCAGTCCTGTACCGGGCGGCGGCCGCCGGCCGGACCGACGTCGTCGGATCCCGGGGCATGCTGGCCCTTCAGCGCACGGTCGGCAACAGCGGTGTGCGCGGCCTCGCGGAGGA from Arthrobacter sp. NicSoilB8 harbors:
- a CDS encoding ATP-binding protein, whose translation is MTANPSLAHVLGRVGVVEERIRLLVAARRAEDPQPDDPFRGLYLSDEAVDRLLGDVHPSLEPDSREEGPGGLAPRQLLCEQLADDAEQAGHQLRLRELGANFGLLPLDIDLLLVALAADLDPRFEQLFGYLNDDVTRRRPSVAVALALCGTPLSAADGRARLLSGPLITGGLLVVEDAERPLPGRALRVPDRVVGHLLGDDTAEPALQAVLTERPAVSWGDAAPLSRALGAGVLLVYLREPATGSGRVLAAEALRARGCDGVYVDLVRLAAERDPLQLAELAVREARLRGAGLVAGPLAAVADRPAVLEALHAEPQPVLLIGDAAWDPAWTSRPPLLVEVPVSTSAERSDLWQTALGPLNGVDVEAATSAFRLRPEQVARAAGSAQVQAALTADGRITASHLSAGARAENGSALDRLARRVEPVVGWDDLVLPDTVLLALKEVALRAKHREKVLGDWAMRPGAGRGHGVAALFAGDSGTGKTMSAEVVARALGLDLYVVDLATVVDKYVGETEKNLERIFTAAAGVNGVLLFDEADAVFGRRSEVKDAHDRYANIESAYLLQRMETFDGLAVLATNLRANIDEAFTRRLDVVVDFPLPDAAHRSVLWDRCLGRTIDRAADIDLAFLGQAFELAGGAIRSAAVTGAYLAADDGGVLTMAHLVTAVQREYRKLGRLTLESEFGPYWGMLSTARKSGA